CTGAACCTGCTGAACATCTGGGGCCTGTGGCTAAGCGGGCTGGTGGCGGCCGGCGGCGTGTTTCTGATGAAGCAATTCTTTGAAGGCATGCCGCGCGAACTGGAAGAGTCGGCCGCCATAGACGGCGCAAGCACCCTGACCACCTTCTTCCGGGTGATGCTGCCGCAGGCGGGCCCGGCGCTGATCGCCCTGGCCATCACCCAGTTTCAGGGCGCCTGGAACGACTTTTTCTGGCCCCTGGTGATTCTGCGCGAGAACAGCAGCTTCACCCTGACCGTGGGGCTGTCCAACTTCCGGGAACTGTACGGCGGTCAGGGCGACTACGGCCTGATTCTGGCGGGCGCCGTGCTCAGCGCCATTCCGGTGATCATCCTGTTTGTGGTGTTTCAGCGCTACTTCGTGGACACCGGAGCCGACAGCGCAGTAAAGGGCTGAGGCCCCCCGCCCCTTTTCCCCGTTCCTCATCCTTTCTCTTCCGGCCCCACGCTTTGCCGGCAAGGACATTCATGCTCAACACGCGCACAGTTCTCAAAGACAACGACCTCTATCTGGTGGGCGACGCCCAGTACGCCGTGGCCCAGGGCGAAAGCGGCCTGTACCGCCGCGACACGCGGGTGCTCTCGCGCTACGAGTGGCACCTGGACGGCCAGCCGCCGCAGCCGCTGATGCAGCAGGAACGCGCGCCCTGCTGGCTGCACGAACAGAGCGCCAACGCCAACGTGGGCTACACCATGAAAGCGGGCCTGCGCCGCGACCTGACCCTGACCGGCACCGAACTGCGCGATACCCTGCACGTCACGCGCTACCGGGCCGGAGGTGCCCAGGAACTGAAGCTGTACCTGGCGGCCGACTACCTGGACATGTTCGAGGTGCGCGGCTGGCCTGGCGGCCTGGGCGAGCGCGCCGTGCAGGCCCAGGCCACCCCACAGGGTGTGACCTTTGCCTACACGGCGGGCGACGGTCTGCGCTGCCGCACCGTGGTGCACAGCAGCCCCCCCGCCACCTGGGACGGCGAGGCCCTGGTCTGGACGCTGGCCAACGAGGAAACGGCCGTGCAGGTGAGTGTCTTTGCGCTGCAGGGCGACGAGACCCCCACCCCCGGCGACCCGGCGGCGCGTCTGGCCGAGTACGCGGCGCTGGCCGGCCAGTGGCGCGCGCGGGTGCAGTTGCCTGATCCCGCCGACCAGCAGGTGCTGGAGCGCAGCGTGGCCGATCTGCGCTCGCTGAGCTTTCCCACCGAATTTGGCCCCTTTCCGGCGGCGGGCCTGCCCTGGTTCGTGGCGCCGTTCGGGCGCGACTCCATGCTGATGGCCCTGATGGTCCATCCCCACCTGCCCGAGCTGGCCCACACCGTGGTGCGCTTTCTGGCTGCCCACCAGGGCCAGCGCCACGACCCGGTGACCCTGGAACAGCCCGGCAAGATCCTGCACGAACTGCGCGTGGGCGAGCTGACCCGCCTGGGCCGCACGCCGCACCGCCCCTACTACGCCACCGCCGACGCCACGCCGCTGTTCGTGTGGCTGGTGGGCGAACTGGCCCAGGCCACCCCGGCCCTGGCCAGCGAACTGCGCCCCCACTGGGAGGCCGCCCTGCAGTGGTGCCTGACCGACGGCGACCCCGACGGCGACGGCTTTCTGGAGTACACCCCGGACCCCAACGGCATTGCCAACGCGGTGTGGAAAGACAGCGGCGACTCGACCTTCACCGAGCAGGGCGTGGACGTGAGCGGCCATGTGGCGGTGGTAGAGGTGCAGGGCTACGCCTACGCGGCCTACCGCGCGGCCGCCGCCATGTACCGCCAGCTGGGCGAGGCCGGGCGCGCCGCCGGGTGGGAAGAGCGGGCCTCGGCGCTGCAAGCGGCGTTTCAGCGCGCTTTCTGGTGGCCAGAGCGCGGCACCTACGTGCATGGCCTGAACGGCGACAAACAGCCGCTGCGGGTGCTGGTGAGTAACGCGGCCCATACGCTGTGC
This genomic window from Deinococcus arcticus contains:
- a CDS encoding amylo-alpha-1,6-glucosidase; the encoded protein is MLNTRTVLKDNDLYLVGDAQYAVAQGESGLYRRDTRVLSRYEWHLDGQPPQPLMQQERAPCWLHEQSANANVGYTMKAGLRRDLTLTGTELRDTLHVTRYRAGGAQELKLYLAADYLDMFEVRGWPGGLGERAVQAQATPQGVTFAYTAGDGLRCRTVVHSSPPATWDGEALVWTLANEETAVQVSVFALQGDETPTPGDPAARLAEYAALAGQWRARVQLPDPADQQVLERSVADLRSLSFPTEFGPFPAAGLPWFVAPFGRDSMLMALMVHPHLPELAHTVVRFLAAHQGQRHDPVTLEQPGKILHELRVGELTRLGRTPHRPYYATADATPLFVWLVGELAQATPALASELRPHWEAALQWCLTDGDPDGDGFLEYTPDPNGIANAVWKDSGDSTFTEQGVDVSGHVAVVEVQGYAYAAYRAAAAMYRQLGEAGRAAGWEERASALQAAFQRAFWWPERGTYVHGLNGDKQPLRVLVSNAAHTLCTGIVAAPYAAQVARSALGQELWSGWGIRTLGTGERRYNPVSYHNGSVWPHDTALAALGMARCGLHAQAQQVARALFDAARAAPDARLSELFAGFPREEGTPPVPYPAACHPQGWDAAIPLALWPLLNGTAEAAPLPPEPVVSG